One Tachypleus tridentatus isolate NWPU-2018 chromosome 3, ASM421037v1, whole genome shotgun sequence DNA window includes the following coding sequences:
- the LOC143247022 gene encoding uncharacterized protein LOC143247022, with translation MMQEEQYIIKLNITFSTFDYTVGGNSTTSVHSDAYNMCADNNLMADLLIGNMVYPIGLCKDYKKMTCKLMTALFTEQEMVNSHVTGKRLGLKSGETRTVLNQDKVSLIVDLVKSHFSFITEPQIRRKMSQKCKDLRIAQSKRIKRNNTGVSL, from the exons ATGATGCAAGAAGAACAGTATATTATCAAACTGAACATTACATTTTCAACATTTGACTATACTGTTG GAGGAAACAGTACCACCAGTGTTCACTCTGATGCCTACAATATGTGTGCAGATAACAAT tTGATGGCAGATCTACTCATAGGCAACATGGTTTATCCAATAGGCTTATGTAAAGATTACAAAAAGATGACCTGCAAACTTATGACAGCTTTGTTCACTGAACAAGAAATGGTCAACAGTCATGTGACAGGTAAAAGACTTGGGTTAAAAAGTGGAGAAACAAGAACTGTTTTAAACCAGGACAAAGTTAGCCTTATTGTCG atttagtgaaatcacacttttcatttaTCACTGAACCTCAAATTAGGAGGAAAATGAGCCAAAAGTGCAAGGACCTCAGGATTGCACAAAGCAagagaattaaaagaaacaatacaggagtatctttataa